From Levilactobacillus zymae, a single genomic window includes:
- a CDS encoding metallophosphoesterase, with protein MVRVALISDLHFDVNQTDPVTMLPRQVAYLKRQRVGVYLIAGDLTNHFDQSVEIAERLQRQLAPAQVRFVAGNHDMLHDVTEAALETPLTPTYLHNQWLDLPGTDWRILGNNGWYDYGFADNLTGRNFLAWKNAFWVDGSIPQDLSDAQRFERVYAQLTAELDQARQTGKRVLVMTHFVPRREFILYTQDNRFWNMANALMGSPRLGELFARYRVAAVQFGHLHRHYWPQHLGPTWYCNQALGYHNRRINEWETFDYFTEWQRRLRILTLN; from the coding sequence ATGGTTCGAGTTGCACTGATCAGTGATTTGCACTTTGACGTTAATCAGACCGATCCGGTTACCATGCTTCCCCGACAAGTCGCCTACTTAAAGCGGCAGCGGGTGGGGGTGTACCTGATCGCCGGTGATCTGACGAACCACTTTGACCAGTCCGTTGAAATTGCCGAGCGCCTACAACGACAGCTGGCGCCGGCGCAGGTGCGGTTTGTGGCCGGCAATCACGATATGCTTCACGATGTGACCGAGGCGGCCTTAGAAACGCCGTTGACGCCCACTTACTTGCATAATCAATGGCTTGACTTACCGGGTACCGACTGGCGAATTCTAGGGAATAACGGGTGGTACGATTACGGCTTTGCCGATAACCTCACGGGACGGAACTTTCTGGCCTGGAAAAACGCGTTCTGGGTCGATGGAAGTATCCCCCAGGATCTAAGTGACGCCCAACGGTTTGAACGGGTCTACGCGCAATTAACGGCCGAATTAGACCAGGCTCGGCAGACCGGCAAGCGTGTCTTGGTGATGACTCATTTTGTACCGCGCCGAGAATTTATTTTATACACGCAGGATAATCGCTTTTGGAACATGGCGAACGCGCTGATGGGGAGTCCGCGCTTAGGTGAGCTATTTGCCCGTTACCGGGTAGCGGCCGTGCAATTCGGTCACCTTCATCGCCATTATTGGCCCCAACACCTCGGGCCAACCTGGTATTGTAATCAAGCGTTGGGTTATCATAATCGGCGAATTAACGAGTGGGAAACGTTCGATTACTTCACGGAATGGCAACGACGCTTAAGAATTTTGACCTTAAATTAA
- the proC gene encoding pyrroline-5-carboxylate reductase: MNIGFIGVGGMAQAIIGGLLQAKAFLPEDIIVHSHRRESYESYATRHNLVAAPTNAAVTRESDLVVLAVTPNVAPAVLTEIKDELADGQTTLISIVAGLSLAAMAQLVGPNVPILRTLPNVNVEIGAGMTAVAANDQLTGGKLTSALGVFGAIGTTTELAEDQFGVFSALAGSSPAYVDLFIDSLSRAGVKYGLTKQQATQIAAQATLGSAKMILKSDKIPFALIDQVASPGGSTVAGLLAMEEAGLMTAVVKGIDATVAKDNANSH, translated from the coding sequence ATGAATATTGGATTTATTGGGGTGGGTGGCATGGCCCAAGCCATTATCGGCGGCTTGCTACAGGCCAAGGCGTTCTTACCAGAAGACATTATCGTTCACAGTCATCGACGGGAAAGCTACGAATCCTACGCAACACGGCATAACCTGGTAGCGGCGCCTACGAATGCGGCGGTGACGCGCGAAAGTGACCTCGTGGTTCTTGCCGTTACCCCGAACGTGGCGCCGGCAGTGTTAACCGAGATCAAAGATGAACTAGCAGACGGTCAGACGACCTTAATTTCTATCGTGGCGGGGTTGTCGTTGGCGGCCATGGCGCAACTGGTCGGACCCAACGTGCCGATCTTGCGGACCTTACCCAACGTGAACGTCGAGATTGGGGCCGGCATGACGGCCGTAGCGGCCAATGATCAATTAACTGGTGGAAAATTGACCAGCGCCCTGGGCGTTTTCGGTGCGATTGGTACCACCACCGAGCTAGCCGAGGATCAATTTGGCGTTTTCAGTGCCTTAGCAGGTAGTTCACCGGCCTATGTCGATTTGTTTATCGATAGTTTAAGTCGGGCCGGGGTTAAGTACGGTCTGACCAAACAACAGGCGACGCAGATTGCCGCCCAAGCTACCCTGGGGTCGGCCAAAATGATCTTGAAGAGCGATAAGATTCCGTTTGCCTTGATCGACCAGGTTGCTTCACCCGGGGGCAGTACCGTAGCGGGGCTACTCGCGATGGAAGAAGCGGGGTTGATGACGGCGGTGGTGAAGGGGATCGATGCCACGGTGGCCAAGGATAATGCTAATAGTCACTAA
- the nagA gene encoding N-acetylglucosamine-6-phosphate deacetylase, with the protein MSIVLKHAKIYTGDEVIDDGYIRFDQQIEAVGPVADFRPRPADEIHVVTGQTIVPGFIDVHSHGGYSYDSMDGDPDQINEMVNDMVNEGITSLFPTTMTQSNEAIDHAMKGIAVAAEENPVIQGVHLEGPFIAAIFKGAQPEKYIKDPDVALLERWNQLSGHRVKLITYAPEDAGAAKFESYCLANGIVPSVGHSNATREQLLNSRATHVTHLYNAQRGLRHREPGVTGHAMLEDNLYCEIICDGFHIVPDMIKLAYEQKGPHRLELVTDSMRAKGMPEGVSELGGQKVIVKDRQARLESGNLAGSVLRYDEAFRNVIAFTGCDVNDAVQMSAVNQAEEFGLTQKGKLVVGRDADLNLMTRDLHLQATYSLGRKFDHTTK; encoded by the coding sequence ATGAGCATTGTCTTAAAGCACGCCAAGATTTACACCGGTGACGAGGTCATTGATGACGGGTACATTCGGTTTGATCAGCAAATTGAAGCGGTCGGGCCGGTCGCTGATTTTCGGCCCCGCCCCGCCGACGAGATCCACGTGGTGACGGGTCAAACAATCGTTCCAGGATTTATTGATGTCCATAGTCATGGGGGGTACAGCTATGATAGTATGGATGGGGACCCTGACCAAATCAACGAGATGGTTAACGACATGGTCAACGAAGGGATTACCTCATTGTTCCCAACGACCATGACCCAGTCTAACGAGGCCATCGATCACGCGATGAAGGGCATTGCGGTGGCGGCCGAAGAGAATCCCGTGATTCAAGGTGTCCATTTGGAAGGGCCGTTCATTGCGGCGATTTTTAAGGGAGCCCAGCCCGAGAAATACATTAAGGATCCCGACGTGGCCTTACTTGAACGGTGGAACCAGTTGTCCGGACACCGGGTGAAATTAATCACCTATGCGCCAGAGGATGCGGGGGCTGCTAAGTTCGAGAGCTACTGTTTAGCGAACGGTATCGTGCCGTCCGTGGGCCATTCCAACGCGACGCGCGAACAGTTGCTGAATAGTCGGGCCACCCACGTGACGCATTTATACAACGCGCAGCGGGGGTTACGCCACCGGGAACCCGGGGTAACCGGTCACGCGATGCTCGAAGACAATCTGTATTGTGAAATCATCTGTGACGGTTTCCACATTGTGCCGGACATGATCAAGCTGGCCTACGAGCAAAAGGGCCCCCACCGCCTAGAATTGGTCACGGATTCCATGCGGGCCAAGGGGATGCCCGAGGGTGTCAGCGAATTAGGTGGGCAAAAGGTCATCGTTAAGGACCGGCAAGCTCGCCTCGAAAGTGGCAACCTGGCCGGCTCCGTGTTGCGGTACGACGAAGCCTTCCGTAACGTGATCGCCTTTACGGGATGTGACGTCAATGACGCCGTACAAATGAGCGCGGTTAATCAAGCCGAAGAATTCGGTTTGACACAAAAAGGTAAACTAGTCGTGGGACGCGATGCCGACTTGAACCTGATGACGCGAGACTTGCACTTGCAAGCGACCTACAGTCTCGGGCGCAAGTTCGATCACACCACGAAGTAA
- a CDS encoding GntR family transcriptional regulator — protein MSSPIYIQIHNDIKRAIEAGKWAVGDRIPSERELSRDFDVSRMTLRQAIQTLVDEGILERQVGSGTYVANQKVQEKMSGVTSFTDLMLAQGKQPSSKTISYHVMSPSLSEAEKLKLHEDDLVLRMERIRYGDDVPICFEVATVPDRLVKGLNKKEVTSSLYRALEDKKKLSPGKAQQTVSAMSASERIAEYLKIKRGDAILRLRQVTYLQDGTPFEYVRTQYVGERFEFYLEK, from the coding sequence GTGAGTTCACCGATTTATATTCAAATTCATAATGACATTAAACGGGCCATCGAAGCCGGTAAGTGGGCCGTGGGGGACCGAATCCCATCCGAACGGGAGCTCTCACGCGATTTTGATGTGAGTCGGATGACGCTACGGCAGGCCATTCAGACCCTGGTCGACGAAGGAATCCTCGAACGCCAAGTGGGGTCGGGGACCTACGTGGCCAACCAAAAAGTACAAGAAAAGATGTCCGGGGTCACCAGCTTTACCGACCTGATGTTGGCCCAGGGCAAGCAGCCGTCCAGTAAGACGATTTCTTACCACGTGATGAGCCCGTCACTGAGTGAAGCTGAAAAACTTAAGTTGCACGAAGACGACCTGGTTTTGCGAATGGAACGCATTCGTTACGGCGATGATGTGCCGATTTGTTTTGAGGTCGCCACGGTGCCCGATCGCTTGGTCAAGGGCTTGAATAAAAAAGAAGTGACCAGTTCCCTGTACCGGGCGTTGGAAGACAAGAAGAAGCTGAGTCCGGGGAAGGCCCAACAAACGGTCTCCGCGATGTCGGCGTCCGAACGAATTGCCGAGTACCTCAAAATCAAGCGCGGGGACGCCATCTTGCGGTTGCGGCAGGTAACCTACCTGCAAGACGGGACGCCGTTCGAATACGTGCGCACCCAGTATGTGGGCGAACGGTTCGAATTCTACTTGGAAAAGTAG